The Candidatus Eisenbacteria bacterium genome includes a window with the following:
- a CDS encoding NHL repeat-containing protein — protein sequence MASILPLILMLAAADSAAIPSPAGTDSARVDTASATRLVPRGVLTPPRDGHGEVVEVAGVATDPFGRIWLTDSQLHRVQRFDKKGEWLGETGALGSSAGQLRRPGSVAPLGAANMAVLDRENRRVLVYDLFGRLQGTRLDLASEELERQTGRVDPTWMATDRGGALFIADPARERVLVFDTSGRLMRTVGNFGSRVGSFRGLGALAAAPHGELIVTERLNARVQRLDADGRPIQSWPLPIKPRGAGSLPVAVDERGRVAVAEETSGTLWVFDAQGRRLAEQRGLSRPKALAFAPDGTLLVAEGNPAQVRRFELTAPNEP from the coding sequence TTGGCCTCGATCCTTCCTTTGATCCTGATGTTGGCGGCCGCGGATTCGGCGGCGATCCCGTCGCCCGCCGGAACCGACTCCGCGCGCGTCGACACCGCGTCCGCGACGCGCCTGGTTCCGCGCGGAGTGCTGACGCCGCCTCGGGACGGTCACGGCGAGGTGGTGGAGGTCGCGGGCGTGGCCACGGATCCTTTCGGCCGCATCTGGCTGACCGACTCGCAGCTCCATCGGGTCCAGCGCTTCGACAAGAAGGGCGAGTGGCTGGGCGAGACCGGGGCCCTCGGCAGCAGCGCGGGCCAGCTTCGCCGGCCCGGGTCGGTGGCGCCGCTCGGCGCGGCGAACATGGCGGTGCTCGATCGTGAGAACCGCCGCGTGCTGGTCTACGACCTGTTCGGCCGGCTGCAGGGCACGCGTCTCGATCTCGCCAGCGAGGAGCTCGAGCGCCAGACCGGCCGCGTGGACCCGACCTGGATGGCCACCGACCGTGGCGGCGCCCTGTTCATCGCCGATCCGGCGCGCGAGCGGGTGCTGGTGTTCGATACCTCCGGCCGGCTGATGCGCACGGTGGGCAACTTCGGATCGCGGGTCGGGTCATTCCGCGGGCTGGGGGCGCTGGCCGCGGCGCCGCACGGCGAGCTGATCGTGACCGAGCGGCTCAACGCGCGCGTGCAGCGTCTCGATGCCGACGGGCGGCCGATCCAGTCCTGGCCGCTGCCGATCAAGCCCCGCGGCGCGGGAAGCCTGCCGGTGGCGGTGGACGAACGTGGCCGCGTGGCGGTCGCCGAGGAGACGAGCGGCACACTGTGGGTCTTCGACGCGCAGGGCCGGCGCCTCGCCGAGCAGCGCGGGCTCTCGCGCCCAAAGGCGCTGGCGTTCGCTCCCGACGGAACGCTGCTGGTGGCGGAAGGGAATCCTGCGCAGGTGCGGCGCTTCGAGCTGACCGCGCCCAACGAGCCCTGA